The Mya arenaria isolate MELC-2E11 chromosome 16, ASM2691426v1 genome includes a window with the following:
- the LOC128221209 gene encoding uncharacterized protein LOC128221209 has translation MKGRKGPNRFRQEKDDAKFETEAFAYLNEDTDADTGRLNKIKRFDSDDELSLSEHEDSGPEDNPVEDAPVDDTGSDDEAPEDVGFHDSKQSVLAQLKSAMRQVDTGKARRKELRKKMDAQFKEQKAKKKEDLAKSKLPEDFLESLDEKIPQKSKVVKGKRKQKKLEESGNSEEDETIKSVQKKIKISFKEDFISLTDSVSGVEVADVRKVEKRGQSQVQTAADFRNNRLYGTHVRRESNKKRMAKAEKRKQIGR, from the exons ATGAAAGGAAGAAAAGGACCTAACCGATTTAGACAAGAAAAGGATGATGCCAAATTCGAAACTGAAGCATTTGCCTATCTGAATGAAGACACAGATGCTGATACAGGCAGACTGAACAAAATAAAGCGTTTTGATAGTGATGATGAACTGTCACTTTCAG AGCATGAAGACTCAGGTCCAGAAGACAACCCTGTGGAAGATGCACCAGTTGACGATACTGGTAGTGACGATGAGGCCCCAGAAGATGTTGGTTTCCATGACAGTAAGCAGTCCGTTCTTGCCCAGCTCAAGTCAGCCATGAGACAGGTGGACACGGGGAAGGCTCGTAGGAAGGAGCTCAGGAAAAAGATGGATGCTCAGTTTAAAGAGCAAAAG GCGAAGAAGAAGGAAGACCTTGCCAAGTCAAAACTGCCTGAAGATTTCTTGGAAAGCCTTGATGAGAAAATACCACAAAAATCTAAAGTGGTCAAAGGGAAACGGAAGCAGAAAAAACTTGAAGAATCTGGAAATTCCGAGG AAGATGAAACAATAAAATCTGTTCAGAAGAAGATCAAGATCTCTTTCAAAGAGGACTTCATTTCACTGACTGACAG TGTGAGTGGTGTCGAGGTGGCAGATGTCAGGAAGGTGGAGAAACGAGGTCAGTCCCAGGTCCAGACTGCAGCAGACTTCCGAAATAACAGGCTGTACGGCACCCATGTACGCAGGGAATCCA ACAAGAAAAGAATGGCAAAAGCAGAGAAGAGAAAACAGATAGGAAGATGA